A window of Prionailurus bengalensis isolate Pbe53 chromosome E1, Fcat_Pben_1.1_paternal_pri, whole genome shotgun sequence genomic DNA:
tgcagcaggtggtctggcagcaggtggggcggcagcagggctggcagcagctggagccacagcagctggaacCCCCACAGCAGGGCCGGCAGCAGCTAGAGATGCAGCAGCTGGGCCTGCAGCAGCTGGAACCACAGCAGCTGGGGCGGCAGCAAGTGGTCCTGCAGCAGGTGGTctggcagcaggtggggcggcagcaaggctggcagcagctggagccacagcagctggaacCCCCACAGCAGGggcggcagcagctggagccacagcagctgggGCGACAGCAGGTGGTCCTGCAGCAGGTGGTCTGGCAGCAGCTGGGGCGGCAACAAGTCTCCTGGCCACAGCCCTGGTCAGAGCAGACGGAGCCACAACAGGAGTTGACCATGGTGTCAGAGGGTGGAAGTTCTGGGATGGTTTCCAGGAGAGTGAGGGGCTTGAGTCTGACGTCTCCTGGTGCCATGGCCTCTTATATAGTGTCCGTCCATGGTGAGTTGTCAACACATCTTCCTTGTGTTTGTTTACCTAATATTAAGTAATTATCAAATTACACAATAATGTTTGTGCATGTAATGGTTTAAACTTGTGGgaaacaaaatttcttttctcGATGTGATGAATTCTCTCTGGTCTGTGTTTCCTCCTGATTCACACCCACTGGCATCTTCCTGACCActttctcctcatcttcctccacCGTGGGCTGTCACGTGATAGGTGGCATTTGCAATTACATTTCGTACTCTCCCTCCTGTATCCCCTAGCGGGTAGGATAAGGGCCGTCCTATTTTTGGTGGTGCATTTCTTCCAATGGTCAGTGGCATGAGTAATGATCTGCATGTGACAAGAAGAAAAGGCCCTCTTTTGTGGGGCAGTTTTGAGCAAAAGGGACGGCTGTATATTTATATGACGTTGCTGATTTCTAGCCACTGGACTGGATTTTGTTGGATGTTTCTACCTTGGATCACGTCCTCTACCCTACAACCGTGGCAGACAATTATCTGTATGGTTCCCATCACTGCCATGCTTCATAGTTCATGAAGTGTTAACCTTGGTGTCAtgtatgtttggttttatttctccaGATGCTCTTATCTTGTGGAAgacattgctttatttttgtttcttattctttttttaatatgaaatttgttgtcaaattggtttccaaacaacacccagtgctcatcccaacaggtgccctcctcaatacccatcacgaacccacccctccctcccaccccccacccccccaccaaccctcagtttgttctcagtttttaagagtctcttatcttttggctccctccctctctaacctttcttttttcccttcccctcccccatggtcttctggtaagtttctcaggatccacataagagtgaaaacatatggtatctgtctttgtatgacttatttcacttagcataacagtcttttcacttagcacaatactctccagttccatccatgttgccacaaaagggcatatttcattctttctcattgccgtgtagtattccattgtgtgtataaaccataatttctttatccttttcatcagttggtggacatttaaaggctctttccataatttggctattgttgaaagtgctgctataaacattggggtacaagtgcccctgtgcatcagcactcctgtatcccttgggtaaattcctagcagtgctattgctgggtcatagggtagatctatttttaattttctgaggaacctccacactgttttccagagaggctgcaccagtttgcgttcccaccaacagtgcaagagggttcccgtttctccacatcctcggcagcatctatagtttcctgatttgttcctttttgccactctgactggcgtgaggtagtatctcagtgcGGTTTTGATTGTGTTTCCCtcatgaggagcgacgttgagcatcttttcatgtgtctgttggccatctgggtgtcttctttagagaagtgtctattcatgttttctgcctttttcttcactggattatttgtttttcgggtgtggagtttggtgagctctttatagattttggatactagccctttgtccgatatgtcatttgcaaatattttttcccattccattggttgccttttagttttgttgattgtttcctttgcagtgcagaagctttttatcttcatgaggtcccaatagttcatttttgcttttaattcccttgcctttggggatgtgtcaagtaagaaatttctgcggctgaggtcagagaggtgttctcctgctttctcctctagggttttgatggtttcctgtctcacattctggtccttcatccattttgagtttagttttgtgaatggtgtaagaaagtggtctactttcatccttctgcgtgttgctgtcaagttctcccagcaccatttgttaaagagactgtcttttttccgttggatattctttcctgctttgtcaaagattagttggccatacgtttgtgggtctaattctggggtttctattctattccattggtctatgtgtctgtttttgtgcccataccgtgctgtcttgatgattatagctttgtagtagaggctaaagtctgggattgtgatgcctcccgctttggtcttcttcttcaaaattactttggctattcggggtcttttgtggttccatacacatttgaggattgcttgttctagctttgagaagaatgctggtgcaattttgattgggattccattgaatgtgtacatagctttgggtagtattgacattttaacaatatttattctttcaatccatgagcaaggaatcTTTTTCCGTTTCTtgatatcttcttcaatttccttcgtaagctttctatagttttcagcatacagatcttttacatgtttgtttaggtttattcctaggtattttatgcttcttggtgcaattgtgaatgggagcagtttctttatttgtctttctgtcacctcattattagcgtataagaatgca
This region includes:
- the LOC122484748 gene encoding keratin-associated protein 4-3-like, whose translation is MAPGDVRLKPLTLLETIPELPPSDTMVNSCCGSVCSDQGCGQETCCRPSCCQTTCCRTTCCRPSCCGSSCCRPCCGGSSCCGSSCCQPCCRPTCCQTTCCRTTCCRPSCCGSSCCRPSCCISSCCRPCCGGSSCCGSSCCQPCCRPTCCQTTCCRTTCCRPTCCVSSCCRPCCGGSSCCGSNCCGSSCCQPCCRPTCCQTTCCRTTCCRPTCCVSSCCRPSCC